The Gemmatimonas phototrophica region GGGCCACGTCAAGGCTGGGACGGTTGTTTCGGAAACACCCCTCGCGCCAGCGAGGACCACCGTACAGCTTTTGGGGAACGCTGTTTAGCGACACCGGCGCTCCCACCCCACCCCGCCGGTGAAGGACCGATCGGCCCATCCTTCCCGGGCCGCGAACAGGAGGAGCAGTGCAGGCTGCACAAACCACGGAGTTCGACGCGATTGTCGTAGGCTCCGGTATCTCCGGCGGCTGGGCCGCAAAAGAGCTCACCGAAAAGGGGCTCAAGGTGCTCATGCTCGAGCGTGGCCACAACATTGACCACATCACGGGCTACACCAACGCCACCAAGGGGCCGTGGGAATATCCCCACCGCGGCGGCCGCACCCAGAAAATGATCGCGGAGTATCCGGTGCTGAGCCGTGATTATCCGCTCAACGAAAAGAATCTCGACTACTGGGCGAACGACAAGGATTCGCCGTACACCGAGACCAAGCGCTTCGACTGGTACCGTGGCTACCACCTGGGCGGCCGCTCCCTCATGTGGGGGCGCCAGAGCTACCGCTGGAGCGACTTCGACTTCGACGCGAATGCCAAGGAAGGCATCGCGGTCGACTGGCCCATTCGCTACAAGGATATCGCGCCGTGGTACTCCTATGTGGAGAAGCACGCCGGCATCCAGGGGACGCGCGAGAATCTGCCGCAGCTCCCCGATAGTGAATTTCTTCCCGGCTTTGCGCTGAATTGCGGCGAAGAGCACGTGGCGGCGCAGATGAAGAAGAACTACGGCGGCAAGCGGCATCTCATCATCGGCCGCAGTGCGAACCTCACGCAGCCCCTGCCCGGTCGTGGCCAGTGTCAGACGCGTGATGCCTGCTGGCTGGGGTGCATCTTTGGTGCGTACTTCAGCACGCAGTCGTCCACACTGCCGGCGGCCGTAAAGACCGGCAATCTCACGCTCAAGGTCAACTCCATCGTGCACGAACTCGTGTACGACAAGGACAGCAAGAAGGTGAGCGGTGTGCGCGTGGTGGATGCCATTACCAAGGAAGCCACCGAGTACAAGGCCAAGATCTTCTTCCTCTGCGCCTCCACGCTCAACTCCACGTGGCTGCTCATGCGTTCAGCGCGTGACCTGTGGCCCGGCGGGTTGGGGAGCGCGAGCGGTGAACTCGGGCACAACCTCATGGACCACCACTTCCGCCTCGGCGCGAGTGGCCGACTGGAAGGATTCGACGACAAGTATTACCACGGTCGTCGGCCCACGGGCTTCTACATTCCGCGCTGGCAGAACCTGTTTGGCGACAAGCAGCAGTACCTGCGTGGCTATGGCTATCAGGGCAGCGCCAGCCGCGAAGGGTGGGGACGCGCGGTGGCCGAGTTGGGCATTGGCGGCGACTTCAAGGATCAGATGGCGCAGCCCGGGCAGTGGACGATTGGCGGCACGGCCTTCGGCGAGATGCTTCCCGACCACAGCAACAAGATCTCCATTGACGAGACCAAGACGGACAAGTGGGGCCTGCCCGTGCTGAAAATCGACTGCGAGATCAAGGAAAACGAAAAGCTGATGCGCAAGGACATGACCGTGCAGATGGCGGAAATGCTCGAGAGCAGCGGCGTGAAGGATGTGAAGACCTTTGACAGCGGCTACGCGCCGGGCATGGGTATTCACGAGATGGGCACGGCGCGCATGGGGCGCGACGCCAAGACATCAGTACTCAACGCCAACAACCAGGTGTGGGACGCGCTCAATGTGTTCGTCACCGACGGGTCGGCCATGACCTCGGCCGCGGCGGTGAACCCGTCACTCACCTACATGGCGCTGACCGCGCGCGCGGCGGATTTCGCCGTGAATGCGCTCAAGCGTCGCGAGCTGTAAGGAGATCGCATCCGATGACTGACTTCGAAAAGCTGTCCGGAATCGATCGCCGCGAAGCGATCAAGCGGGTGAGTGTGTTGTTGGGTGGCGTGGCGTTCGTGGGCGGCAGCTCGCTCATGACGGCGTGTGCCGGTGATCGTCCGCCGGCGGCCGACACGACCAAGGCGGCGGTAGCACCAGCGCCCATTGGCGAGTTCTCGGTGGCCGACCAGCAGTTCCTCGACGAGGTGGCCGACACGATTCTCCCCACGACCGCCAAGTCGCCAGGCGCCAAAGCGGCAGCGACGGGGCCGTTCATGGCCGTGATGGTGACGGACACGTACACGCCGGAAGACCAGAAGGTCTTCCGGGCCGGCATGACGGCGCTGGACGAGGCGTGTAAGGCCAAGCACGGCGCCAGCTTCATGCAGGCCACGGCTGAACAGCGCACGGCGCTACTCACGGAGTTGGATGCCGAACAGCACGCGTTCATGAAGACCAAGAAGCCGGAAGAGCCCACGCATTACTTCCGGATGATGAAGGAGCTGTCGTTGCTGGGTTTCTTTACGAGCGAGATTGGCTACAACAAGGCCATGCGCTACAAGGAAACGCCGGGCAAGTACGAGCCGTGCCTTCCGTACGTGAAGGGCGAGACGAGCTGGGCGTCGCACGCCTGATTTCCGCCATCATTCCCTACGCTCATGTACCACACCGTCGAAGAATTCCTGAATCACTGGGACTACGAGTCGTCAGAAACGCTGAAGCTGCTGGAGGGTCTGACCGACGCCTCGTTGCCGCAGCCGATGTATCCGGGTGGGCGCACGCTGGGGCGACTGGCCTGGCACATTGCGCAGACGGTGCCGGAGATGATGAACCAGACCGGGTTGGCGGTGGTCGGGGTCGATGAGCACGCGCCAGCGCCCTCAACGGCTGCGGCCATTGCGCAGGGCTACGCCGTGGCCGCGGCGTCGCTGGCGTCAGAAGTTCAGAGCAAGTGGACTGATGCCTCGCTCGTCTCGACCGACCCGATGTATGGCTTCACCTGGACCAAAGCGGAGTCGATGACGGCGTTGATCAGCCACCAGATTCATCACCGTGGGCAGCTGACGGTGCTCATGCGGCAGGCCGGGTTGCGGGTGCCAGGCATTTACGGGCCGGCCCAGGAAGAATGGGCCGAATTCGGGATGGAGCCGCCGGCGGTGTAGTTTTCAGGGGCAGCAACGTACAGGAAAGCGACGCCGAGTCATTCCGTGATCGGCGTCGCGATACGATTATCGCCAACAGTCAATCATATCGAATGCGCCGTATTTCTCGGCATTCATCGCTGGCCGCGCTGCTGTGCCTCGTGGCAACGCAGCGTGTGCACGCGCAAAGCGACACCCTTGCCCTCGTCGACGATCAGTCGGTGGACGCGCCGGCAATACCAACGTCATTCATGCGGTATCCCATAGCCAGCCGCAACGCGGGCCAGATGGGGTCCGTTTACGCGGTGGTCACTCTCGACGAGAATGGTCGCATCGAACCGGGATCGTCGCGCATCATTTCGAGCTCGCAGCCCGACTTCCGACGCACCGTTCGGGGGTGGCTCGACAGCGTGAGTTTCCGACCGCCGCGTAGGAAGGGAGAACCGGTGAGACACCGGGTGTGTCTGCCGATCCATTTCATTATTTCGCGCGACGCGCGGCAACTACCCAAAGTGAACTTGCCGAAGCCCGGTCCCGCCGACTATCGGGACATCGGCGAGCAGCAGCTGTGCGAACGGGCGGCTGTCATGTCGGTGGTGGCGGAGCGGCTACCGTTTTGAGGCACCCGTGAAATCCTGACTGACGGACGGCGTATTCAGGAATGAGCACGTCGTCCGCCGTCAGGGCTCCCTCGCCCTCTGATATACCCGCACCCAGTCCACCTCCAGCCTTCCCGGAAACGTCGTTCGCGAATCCGGCGGCCCAAGAAAGCGCCCCCCTACCGCGAGGTTCATCACGAGGTAGAACGGCTGGTCGAACGGCGCGGCGCCCTTGGCTTTCTGCGTGCTGTCAATGCCGCTGTACCATTGCGTCTGCGTTTGGTACGTGGAGTCGTCGACGCTCCACGTGATGCGGCCCGGCGTCCACTCCACCGCGTATTCATGCCAGTCGCTGATGCGACCGCTGTCAGGGAGCACGTAGTCCATGCCGGTGTGCACGTTGCCGGGCCACTGGCCGCCGTAGTGCAGCGTGCCAAGCACGACGTGCGGGTTCTGGCCGCGTGCTTCCAGGATATCGATTTCGCCACTCGCGGCCCACGTGCCGTACGTGTCGCGCAGCGGCAGCATCCAGAGTGCGGGCCAGAGCCCCTGTCCTTCGGGGAGACGCGCGCGAAACACCACGCGACCGTACTGTTGCGCGAACAGCGCGCGGCCATCCTGCGCGCGCGTCTTGAGGCGCGCGCTCGTGAAGTGGCACGTGGCGTTGGGATCGCGTGACGATGCATCGCGCACCGTTTCACGTAGCGCGGTGATCTGCAACGCACCATCACGCAGTTGCACGTTGGCCGCATTGGCGGTGTAGCACTGCAGTTCCTCGTTGCCCCAACCGCCCACGTACGCGCTGCTGTCGGCGTTCCAGAAGCCGTTCCCCTGCTCGGCTACCCACTTGCTGCTGTCGAGCGACGTGCCGTCGAATTCATCGCGCCACGTGAGCCGCCACCCCCCGGAAAGCGTGTCGGCGAGCGCCGTTGTTGCCGTGCTGCTGTCGGCCGTGCGCGATGCTGTCTCGCTGCATGCACTGATGAGCGTGCCCACCCAAAAACACGCCGCGATGAGCCGAAGCTCACCGCGGCGGTTGTCACGTCGAGAGCGACGTTGCGCGCGCATCAGCGCCGCGCGACGGGCTCGAGGCGCACTACCGACGTCGGCTTGCCCTGCGAGTCGTCGATCGCGAGGTAGATGAAACCGTCCGGCCCCTGACGCACATCTCGCACGCGCCCCTGGTTCTTCACCAGGTTGTCGGCCACTTCGGCCTTCTGTCCATCGAGCGTGAGGCGCACGAGACGCTGTCCAGCGAGCCCGCCCACGAATACGCTCCCCTTCCATTCCGGGAACTTGGTGCCGGTGTACACCAGCAATCCCGACGTGGCGATGGACGGCACCCACACGTTCTTGGCGTTCTCCATGCCCGGCAGCATCGTGCTGGCGTGAATGGCCTTGCCGGGGCCGTAGTTCACACCAAAGCCCACCACCGGCCAGCCATAGTTCTTGCCGGCTTCAATGAGATTGAGTTCGTCGCCACCCTGCGGCCCGTGCTCAATTTCCCACAGGTCACCGGTGACGGGGTGAATGGTGAGCCCCTGCGGATTGCGGTGGCCATAGCTCCAGATCTCGGGCTTGGCACCGGCCTTGTTCACGAACGGGTTGTCAGCGGGCACACGGCCGTCGTCCATGAGGCGGATGATCTTGCCATGGTGGTTCGACAGCTGCTGCGCCGGGTGCGCCGTGAGGTCGCCTTCGGGGCCAATCTGCCGGTCGCCCACGCTGATGTACACGTGGCCGGCCTTGTCGAAGGTGATGCGCGAGCCAAAGTGCCCCGGGCGTCCCTTGGTGTCGGCGACAAAGATGTCCTTGCCGTCTACCAGCGCATCGTTCTCAAAGCGGGCCCGGTACAGCGCCGTGGTGGAGCCGCCGGTGATCTGCTTGGAGTACGTGAGGTAGATGACCTTGTTCTGGGCAAAGGCCGGGTGCAGCGCCACGTCCAGCAGGCCGCCCTGACCGGCCGCCACCACCACCGGCACGCCAGCCACCGGGTTGGGGAGCAGCTTGCCGCCGCGCACGATGCGCAAGCGTCCCGCGCGCTCGGTCACCAGCAGGTCACCGCCGGGCAGGAAGGCAACCGACCACGGATTCACGAACCCGCTGGCCACCGTGACAATGCGGTAGTCGTGGGCCGACGACTTGTAGACCTGACCCTGCGCCTGGGCCGTTCCGCCCATCAGCGCCACCGGAAGTAGAACCGCGGCTGCAAGCCGCAGGGACGAACGACGCATCACAAACTCCTCTGAGGTGAGACAACCGGTGAAAAGTAGCGCCTATTGCTATCCCCGGGCAAAGGCGCGCAGCACCCGTACCGTGTTGAGGTGCACGGCCACGGTGTCGTGTACGTCCCGCCCGTAGCCGCCGCTCATGGTGGTGCACACCGGTATGCCCACCTCGCGGCAGGTGCCAATCACGTACCGGTCGCGCGCCAGCAGCCCGTCAAAGGTGAGCTTGAGGCGCCCCAGCCGGTCTCCCTCGTGCGGGTCGGCGCCACTCAAATACACCACCAGGTCGGGGCGCGCCTCGCGAATAACCTCAGGCAGATGCTGCTGCAGCAGCGCCAGATATTCGTCGTCGCCCGTACCGTCGTTGAGCTCTACATCGCGGGTGCCGGGCACTTTGTGAAACGGAAAGTTCTTGGCGCCGTGCATGCTGAAGGTGTACACGTGCGGGTCGCCGGCGAAACAGCCGTGCGTGCCGTTGCCTTGATGTACATCGAGATCCACCACGGCTACACGGCGCACCTTGCCCAATGCCTGTAATCGCCGAATGGCCACGGCCACATCGTTGAAGGTGCAGAACCCTTCGCCACGGTCGGGGAAGGCGTGGTGGGTACCGCCGGCCAGATTCATGGCCACACCGTGCTCCAGCGCCGACTCGCTCGCTTCAATGGTGCCCTGCACCACCCGAAACGCGCGCTCCACGAACGCCTCGCTCCACGGCAACCCAATGCGCCGCTGCTCGGCGTACGGCAGCGTCCCGTGCAGAATGTGCGCCACGTAGGCCGGCGTATGCACGCGCAGCAGGTCGTGCACATCGACCCGCTGAGGGTCGTGCAACCGTTCGGGAGACACGAGCCCCTCACGCAGAACTCCCTCGCGGAGCAGCGCGTACTTCGCCATGGGAAAGCGATGCCCCTCAGGGAGCTCGATGGCGTATTGGGAGGACGACCAGAGATGCAGCACGCTGGCAATGTGCCATGCGGACCGGCAAATAGGCAGCGTCCGCTACGTCGCGTCCGCTATGTGGCGTCTACAGGCGGCGTGCGTATCTCAGCGGTAATCCGACGCCAGTCTTCCTGATGGGTTTCGCTGCGCTCGTCGGCGGGTATGATGCCAAGGTCGTTCATCATGAGCCCTACGGAGTCGGGCACCATGGCGGGCCAGAGCACGAGCCCCTCCAGACGAACAAGGCGGCGAGACTTACGGCCACTGCCGGCGTATTTGCGACGGGCCCACAGCTCGTACACCATGGTGAGCGCGCCACCAAAGGTGGCAAAGATGCCCCACGTCACCAGCGCCTCACGCAACGGTAACTCTACCAGCATCCAAATAAGTACCCCGTAGCTGAGCACAAGCCCCATGATGCACATGCCGCGTCGGAGCGCCGCGTTCAGCAACACGCACGCGGTGGTCCACAACAGGACGCCGAAAAGCACGATGGCCCACATCAGATTTACCGAGTAGAACGTCATGCGCGAGTTTGCACCGGTCCACGGGAAATCGCCAGCACATCGCGCAACGCCATATCGCACACACGGATGGCATATCACACGCGGATAAGGCAGAACGCCACGGATGCTGATCAGTTACCGATCAGTATCCGTGGCGATCTGTTCCATCCGTACAATCCGTGGCCCGGCTAGGCCGGCCAGTCTGTTGTCTCGCTTACTTGCTCGCCTTGTCCAGCTCCGCCGCCATGCGCTTGTAGTAGCGCAGCTGCGAGCGCTGATCCGCCGTGGGCGAGCCGGTCCAACGACCAACGGCCGAGTAGAGCGTTGAAAGTCGCGCCGACAATTCCTGCGCCTGGCGCTTGAGGTCGCGCGTTGACGCATCAGTACCACTCATTCCACGCACGCGCGTGGCCACCTCGGCGAAGCTGGTCACCACGCCCGCCACATCGCGGTGGAATGCAGTCCATGCCGCACGCTCAGCCACGGTGACCGTGACGCGCGGGTCTTCCTTCACCACCACCGTGCGGCTCATGGTGCGCCCGTCGTGCACCAGACGCACCGTGTACGTACCGGGCAGCACCAGCGGCCCCGGTGTGGTGGCACGCGGTCCTTCGTCGTCGTCTTCACCGCCACCACTGCGAATGGGCAGATCGGCGTGGCGCAGGTTCCACACCACCCGGTTCACTCCACGCTTGGCACTTGGCGTAAGCGTCTGCACCAGCTGCCCGCGCGCGTCATGCACCGTAAGCGCCACCTTGGCGCCTTCGTCACGCACCCAGTAGTCCAGCAGCGCCCCGTTGGCCGGGTTCTCACCACGGAAAATCATGTCGCCGGTGTGGGGCCGCAGATTGGTGGTGCGAATCTGATGCGCCGGCTGCACGGTAAACAGATGTGCCGCACTCGACGCCACCGCCGGCGTAAGCTCCTGCAACGCGTTGAGCTGGTCGAGAATCCATACACCACGCGCGTGCGACGCCAGCACCAACGCATTGTCGCGCGGATGCACGGCAATATCGTTGAACGGCATGAGCGGCATGTTGGCGCGCAACGACAGCCAGTTCAGGCCTCCGTTGGGCGAGTAGAACACGCCAAACTCGGTGGCCAGGTACAGCAGGTTGGCGTTGCGGGGATCTTCGCGGATGGTGCGCGCCACCCGATTGGGGGGCAGATCGCCCTCGATGCGCGTGAACGTGGCACCAAAGTCGGTGCTCTTGTACACGTAGTTGCTCATGTAGTTGCTGCGGTGATTGTCAGCCACCACGTACACTGTGCCCGCTGCATGGCGCGAGGGCTCCACACCGGCAAACCACGAATCCTTGGGGAGTCCCGGAAACTTGGTCTGCGCGTCGGCCCATGACAGGCCGGCGTTGCGCGACACCCGGAAGCGACCGTCGTCAGTACCCGAGTACAACAGTCCCTTGGCCAGCGGCGACTCGGCCAACGCCGTAACGCCAGGGAAATACGGCACCCCGTCGTCCAGCGACAGTGTGGCTTCACTGGGCTTGCGTCCCATGAGCGGCAACGTGCTGCGATCAACGCCCGTGGTCATATCGCCAAGGCTCTTCCACGTGCGGCCGCCGTCACGTGAGGTGAAGAGATGCTGCATGCCCACGTACAGCGTGTTGGTATCGTGCGGCGACACCACAATGGGGGAATCCCAGTTGGCCGGATGCATGGCATTGCCCAGCACCTGCGTGGCGCCCGGCTTGCCCCACGTTTCCCAATTGCGGCGGCCGGCAATGCGTCCCGTGCTGTCGCCCGGGCGCAGGTCCTGTACCTGCCACGTCTTGGTGTCGTTTTTTTGCAGGCCAAGGAACTGCGACGCCGAGTAGACCGTGCGCGAGTTCTTGGGGTTGGGGACCACAAAGAACCCGTCGCCACCACAGAGGCGCGACCAGTGGTCATTGAGGATGCCGCTGGTGGTCCAGCTGGCACTCGGGCCCATCCAGCAGCCGTTATCCTGCAGACCGCCGTACACGTTGAAGGGCACCGCGTTGTCGAGCGCCACCCGATACCACTGCGACAGCGGTAGCGAGCTCACGAACAGAAACGAGTTGCCGCGATCGTAGCTGATGCCAATGCCACCATCATCGAGCTTGATGACGTGACGGCTGTCCTTGGGATTCACCCACACGAAGCGATCGTCGCCGTGCGTGGTAGTACGCGGCGCCGTAAACGTTTTGCCGCCATCATCGCTGAACGAATACGCGTTCAGCATGTAGATGCGTTTGTCGTCGTTGGGGTCGATGGTGGGCTGACTGGCGTACATGGGGCGCGGGTTCCAGTCGCTCATGAACGTCCAGTTCGCGCCAGCATCTTCGC contains the following coding sequences:
- a CDS encoding GMC oxidoreductase, yielding MQAAQTTEFDAIVVGSGISGGWAAKELTEKGLKVLMLERGHNIDHITGYTNATKGPWEYPHRGGRTQKMIAEYPVLSRDYPLNEKNLDYWANDKDSPYTETKRFDWYRGYHLGGRSLMWGRQSYRWSDFDFDANAKEGIAVDWPIRYKDIAPWYSYVEKHAGIQGTRENLPQLPDSEFLPGFALNCGEEHVAAQMKKNYGGKRHLIIGRSANLTQPLPGRGQCQTRDACWLGCIFGAYFSTQSSTLPAAVKTGNLTLKVNSIVHELVYDKDSKKVSGVRVVDAITKEATEYKAKIFFLCASTLNSTWLLMRSARDLWPGGLGSASGELGHNLMDHHFRLGASGRLEGFDDKYYHGRRPTGFYIPRWQNLFGDKQQYLRGYGYQGSASREGWGRAVAELGIGGDFKDQMAQPGQWTIGGTAFGEMLPDHSNKISIDETKTDKWGLPVLKIDCEIKENEKLMRKDMTVQMAEMLESSGVKDVKTFDSGYAPGMGIHEMGTARMGRDAKTSVLNANNQVWDALNVFVTDGSAMTSAAAVNPSLTYMALTARAADFAVNALKRREL
- a CDS encoding gluconate 2-dehydrogenase subunit 3 family protein, whose translation is MTDFEKLSGIDRREAIKRVSVLLGGVAFVGGSSLMTACAGDRPPAADTTKAAVAPAPIGEFSVADQQFLDEVADTILPTTAKSPGAKAAATGPFMAVMVTDTYTPEDQKVFRAGMTALDEACKAKHGASFMQATAEQRTALLTELDAEQHAFMKTKKPEEPTHYFRMMKELSLLGFFTSEIGYNKAMRYKETPGKYEPCLPYVKGETSWASHA
- a CDS encoding DinB family protein, translating into MYHTVEEFLNHWDYESSETLKLLEGLTDASLPQPMYPGGRTLGRLAWHIAQTVPEMMNQTGLAVVGVDEHAPAPSTAAAIAQGYAVAAASLASEVQSKWTDASLVSTDPMYGFTWTKAESMTALISHQIHHRGQLTVLMRQAGLRVPGIYGPAQEEWAEFGMEPPAV
- a CDS encoding TonB family protein, translated to MRRISRHSSLAALLCLVATQRVHAQSDTLALVDDQSVDAPAIPTSFMRYPIASRNAGQMGSVYAVVTLDENGRIEPGSSRIISSSQPDFRRTVRGWLDSVSFRPPRRKGEPVRHRVCLPIHFIISRDARQLPKVNLPKPGPADYRDIGEQQLCERAAVMSVVAERLPF
- a CDS encoding glycoside hydrolase family 16 protein, whose protein sequence is MRAQRRSRRDNRRGELRLIAACFWVGTLISACSETASRTADSSTATTALADTLSGGWRLTWRDEFDGTSLDSSKWVAEQGNGFWNADSSAYVGGWGNEELQCYTANAANVQLRDGALQITALRETVRDASSRDPNATCHFTSARLKTRAQDGRALFAQQYGRVVFRARLPEGQGLWPALWMLPLRDTYGTWAASGEIDILEARGQNPHVVLGTLHYGGQWPGNVHTGMDYVLPDSGRISDWHEYAVEWTPGRITWSVDDSTYQTQTQWYSGIDSTQKAKGAAPFDQPFYLVMNLAVGGRFLGPPDSRTTFPGRLEVDWVRVYQRAREP
- a CDS encoding PQQ-dependent sugar dehydrogenase, with translation MRRSSLRLAAAVLLPVALMGGTAQAQGQVYKSSAHDYRIVTVASGFVNPWSVAFLPGGDLLVTERAGRLRIVRGGKLLPNPVAGVPVVVAAGQGGLLDVALHPAFAQNKVIYLTYSKQITGGSTTALYRARFENDALVDGKDIFVADTKGRPGHFGSRITFDKAGHVYISVGDRQIGPEGDLTAHPAQQLSNHHGKIIRLMDDGRVPADNPFVNKAGAKPEIWSYGHRNPQGLTIHPVTGDLWEIEHGPQGGDELNLIEAGKNYGWPVVGFGVNYGPGKAIHASTMLPGMENAKNVWVPSIATSGLLVYTGTKFPEWKGSVFVGGLAGQRLVRLTLDGQKAEVADNLVKNQGRVRDVRQGPDGFIYLAIDDSQGKPTSVVRLEPVARR
- a CDS encoding histone deacetylase family protein is translated as MHLWSSSQYAIELPEGHRFPMAKYALLREGVLREGLVSPERLHDPQRVDVHDLLRVHTPAYVAHILHGTLPYAEQRRIGLPWSEAFVERAFRVVQGTIEASESALEHGVAMNLAGGTHHAFPDRGEGFCTFNDVAVAIRRLQALGKVRRVAVVDLDVHQGNGTHGCFAGDPHVYTFSMHGAKNFPFHKVPGTRDVELNDGTGDDEYLALLQQHLPEVIREARPDLVVYLSGADPHEGDRLGRLKLTFDGLLARDRYVIGTCREVGIPVCTTMSGGYGRDVHDTVAVHLNTVRVLRAFARG
- a CDS encoding WD40/YVTN/BNR-like repeat-containing protein, whose protein sequence is MLTHPLSRSVATAALWLTCAAPIVSAQAPFRADDLNGLRLRSIGPASMSGRVVDMDVVESNPYTMYVAGATGGLWRTTDNGINWTSIFDAPVHSIGDVAVFQPNPQIIWVGTGERASRQSVGWGDGVYKSTDAGKTWVNMGLRTSMHIGRIQLHPTDPNTAWVAAQGSVWGAGGERGLFKTTDGGRTWTQVLKTDENTGATDVAIDWNDPNVLYAATYQRRRSAYGFDGGGPGSALWKSTDGGNTWGKIVGGGLPTGEYGRIGIAVYRKNPRTVVVSIEQGARYNASTAYIQRKAGLYRSEDAGANWTFMSDWNPRPMYASQPTIDPNDDKRIYMLNAYSFSDDGGKTFTAPRTTTHGDDRFVWVNPKDSRHVIKLDDGGIGISYDRGNSFLFVSSLPLSQWYRVALDNAVPFNVYGGLQDNGCWMGPSASWTTSGILNDHWSRLCGGDGFFVVPNPKNSRTVYSASQFLGLQKNDTKTWQVQDLRPGDSTGRIAGRRNWETWGKPGATQVLGNAMHPANWDSPIVVSPHDTNTLYVGMQHLFTSRDGGRTWKSLGDMTTGVDRSTLPLMGRKPSEATLSLDDGVPYFPGVTALAESPLAKGLLYSGTDDGRFRVSRNAGLSWADAQTKFPGLPKDSWFAGVEPSRHAAGTVYVVADNHRSNYMSNYVYKSTDFGATFTRIEGDLPPNRVARTIREDPRNANLLYLATEFGVFYSPNGGLNWLSLRANMPLMPFNDIAVHPRDNALVLASHARGVWILDQLNALQELTPAVASSAAHLFTVQPAHQIRTTNLRPHTGDMIFRGENPANGALLDYWVRDEGAKVALTVHDARGQLVQTLTPSAKRGVNRVVWNLRHADLPIRSGGGEDDDEGPRATTPGPLVLPGTYTVRLVHDGRTMSRTVVVKEDPRVTVTVAERAAWTAFHRDVAGVVTSFAEVATRVRGMSGTDASTRDLKRQAQELSARLSTLYSAVGRWTGSPTADQRSQLRYYKRMAAELDKASK